A single region of the Agromyces sp. Leaf222 genome encodes:
- a CDS encoding FAD-dependent oxidoreductase: MTRNKLRLAIVGAGPAGIYAADILLKAERNFDVSIDLFDHLPAPYGLVRYGVAPDHPRIKGIITALREVLDRGDIRIFGNVRFGEDVTLEDLKHHYNAVIFATGAVKDASLNLPGIALDGSYGAAEFVSWFDGHPDVPRTWPLEAREVAVIGNGNVALDVSRILAKHVEDLMVTEIPDNVAAGLTASPVTDVHVFGRRGPTSVKFTPLELRELGELRDVDMIVHDEDFEYDDAARAAVAGNKQVFVIDKVLQQWRQRSVGEASRRLHLHFFAKPLEIVDDGTGRVGAIRWERTRSDGAGGVVGTGEIREIPVQAVYRAVGYFGSQLSGVPFDEQLGVIPNHEGQVLTRDPETGESRQMYGVYATGWIKRGPVGLIGHTKSDAMETIKHVINDLGNWWTPESPSEESVLELLDSRGIAYTDLDGWHRLDQHERSLGEADGRVRIKVVPRDDMVQVSRAEG, translated from the coding sequence GTGACCAGGAACAAGCTTCGACTCGCGATCGTCGGTGCCGGGCCGGCGGGCATCTACGCCGCCGACATCCTGCTGAAGGCCGAGCGCAACTTCGACGTCTCGATCGACCTGTTCGATCACCTCCCGGCGCCCTACGGTCTGGTGCGCTACGGCGTCGCCCCCGACCACCCGCGCATCAAGGGCATCATCACGGCCCTCCGCGAGGTGCTCGACCGCGGCGACATCCGCATCTTCGGCAACGTGCGCTTCGGTGAAGACGTCACGCTCGAGGACCTCAAGCACCACTACAACGCGGTCATCTTCGCCACGGGGGCCGTGAAGGACGCCTCGCTCAACCTGCCGGGCATCGCACTCGACGGGTCGTACGGCGCGGCGGAGTTCGTCAGCTGGTTCGACGGGCACCCCGACGTGCCGCGCACCTGGCCGCTCGAGGCCCGCGAGGTCGCCGTCATCGGCAACGGCAACGTCGCGCTCGATGTCTCCCGCATCCTCGCCAAGCACGTCGAGGACCTGATGGTCACCGAGATCCCCGACAACGTCGCCGCAGGCCTCACGGCATCGCCCGTCACCGACGTGCACGTGTTCGGACGCCGCGGACCGACATCCGTCAAGTTCACGCCGCTCGAGCTGCGCGAGCTCGGCGAGCTGCGCGACGTCGACATGATCGTGCACGACGAGGACTTCGAGTACGACGACGCGGCACGCGCGGCGGTCGCCGGCAACAAGCAGGTCTTCGTGATCGACAAGGTGCTGCAGCAGTGGCGGCAGCGGTCGGTCGGCGAGGCGAGCCGTCGCCTGCACCTGCACTTCTTCGCCAAGCCGCTCGAGATCGTCGACGACGGCACCGGCCGGGTCGGCGCGATCCGCTGGGAGCGCACGAGGTCCGACGGCGCCGGCGGGGTCGTCGGCACCGGGGAGATCCGCGAGATCCCGGTGCAGGCCGTCTACCGGGCCGTCGGCTACTTCGGATCCCAGCTCTCCGGCGTGCCCTTCGACGAGCAGCTCGGCGTGATCCCGAACCACGAGGGCCAGGTGCTCACGCGCGACCCCGAGACCGGCGAATCGCGCCAGATGTACGGCGTCTACGCCACCGGCTGGATCAAGCGCGGCCCCGTCGGCCTCATCGGGCACACGAAGTCCGACGCCATGGAGACGATCAAGCACGTCATCAACGACCTCGGCAACTGGTGGACCCCCGAGTCGCCCTCCGAGGAGTCGGTGCTCGAGCTGCTCGACTCACGCGGCATCGCCTACACCGACCTCGACGGATGGCACCGCCTCGACCAGCACGAGCGTTCGCTCGGCGAGGCCGACGGTCGTGTGCGCATCAAGGTCGTGCCCCGCGACGACATGGTGCAGGTCTCGCGCGCCGAGGGGTAG
- a CDS encoding A24 family peptidase encodes MPPETSTAVAFAVIALLAAALGWVLGWWPLTGWVRRSLQSPASSLRSPASSLRTVRVSAAVVTAITFGLLALRFGLWLLLPALLVFAASATVLSLIDLIEHRLPNAVVFPTLGVVALLLLVVPLALTGRSAFVVSSLVGAAAMFAVYLLLALISPGAMGMGDVKLALLIGLVLGWFGVTAWIIGLLAAFVIGGILAITGLALRRVTLRGSIPFGPSMLAGAVLALLFVGPPTAGG; translated from the coding sequence GTGCCGCCCGAGACCTCGACCGCCGTCGCGTTCGCGGTGATCGCACTGCTCGCCGCCGCGCTCGGCTGGGTGCTCGGGTGGTGGCCGCTGACGGGCTGGGTGCGGCGATCGCTGCAGAGCCCGGCGTCGTCGCTGCGGAGCCCGGCGTCGTCGCTGCGCACCGTTCGCGTCTCGGCCGCCGTCGTCACGGCGATCACGTTCGGCCTCCTCGCGCTGCGGTTCGGGCTGTGGCTGCTGCTGCCCGCCCTGCTCGTGTTCGCGGCCTCGGCGACCGTGCTCTCGCTAATCGACCTCATCGAGCACCGCCTGCCGAACGCGGTCGTCTTCCCGACGCTCGGCGTGGTCGCCCTGCTGCTGCTCGTGGTGCCGCTGGCGCTCACCGGCCGCTCGGCCTTCGTGGTGTCCTCGCTCGTCGGCGCGGCCGCGATGTTCGCCGTCTACCTGCTGCTCGCCCTGATCTCGCCCGGCGCCATGGGCATGGGCGACGTGAAGCTCGCGCTGCTCATCGGGCTCGTGCTCGGCTGGTTCGGCGTGACCGCGTGGATCATCGGTCTGCTCGCCGCGTTCGTCATCGGCGGCATCCTGGCGATCACCGGGCTCGCGCTCCGGCGCGTCACGCTGCGCGGCTCGATCCCGTTCGGCCCGTCGATGCTCGCCGGGGCGGTCCTCGCCCTGCTGTTCGTCGGCCCGCCCACCGCGGGCGGCTGA
- a CDS encoding alpha/beta hydrolase, which yields MADRPAEQHDERAAEQHDERWRPDVLGPGFEQRTLPLGADDEGEVVATLVRHDPGFRWPLRRGAASGIDVLYVHGWSDYFFNPELARYWSGAGARFFALDLRKYGRSLRSGQTPGFVTDLATYDEDIEAALEVMGHGRGAAASARSLLLLGHSTGGLTLSLWSARNPGRAAALVLNSPWLEFQLSSAGRAALAPVIGWGARVNPLGPMPNVDLGFYTRTVAKEFGGEWEYSHEWRPDRGFTVHPAWLTGILAGHAKVAGRIDVGAPVLTLLSKRSTLLPRWDEAMRASDIVLVVDEIAERTLRLGPEVTVARIDGALHDVFLSREPVRTAAYAAITRWLRGYAPRR from the coding sequence GTGGCCGACCGACCTGCCGAGCAGCATGACGAGCGCGCAGCCGAGCAGCACGATGAGCGCTGGCGTCCAGACGTGCTCGGACCGGGCTTCGAGCAGCGCACCCTGCCCCTCGGCGCCGACGACGAGGGCGAGGTCGTCGCGACGCTCGTGCGGCACGATCCCGGGTTCCGCTGGCCGCTGCGGCGCGGCGCGGCATCCGGAATCGACGTGCTCTACGTGCACGGCTGGAGCGACTACTTCTTCAACCCCGAGCTCGCACGCTATTGGTCCGGTGCCGGCGCGCGGTTCTTCGCGCTCGACCTGCGCAAGTATGGGCGCAGCCTCAGGTCGGGGCAGACGCCCGGGTTCGTCACCGACCTCGCCACGTACGACGAGGACATCGAGGCGGCACTCGAGGTCATGGGCCACGGGCGCGGAGCCGCGGCATCCGCCCGGTCGCTCCTGCTGCTCGGGCACTCGACCGGGGGCCTCACGCTGAGCCTCTGGTCGGCGCGCAACCCCGGACGGGCGGCGGCCCTCGTGCTGAACAGTCCGTGGCTGGAGTTCCAGCTGAGCAGCGCCGGGCGCGCCGCACTCGCGCCCGTCATCGGATGGGGCGCACGCGTGAACCCGCTCGGACCGATGCCGAACGTGGATCTCGGCTTCTACACGCGCACCGTCGCGAAGGAGTTCGGCGGCGAGTGGGAGTACTCGCACGAGTGGCGGCCCGACCGCGGATTCACGGTGCACCCCGCCTGGCTCACCGGCATCCTCGCCGGGCACGCGAAGGTGGCCGGGCGCATCGACGTCGGCGCGCCCGTGCTCACGCTGCTCTCGAAGCGGTCGACGCTGCTGCCCCGGTGGGACGAGGCCATGCGCGCATCGGACATCGTGCTCGTCGTCGACGAGATCGCGGAGCGCACCCTTCGCCTCGGACCCGAGGTGACGGTCGCCCGCATCGACGGCGCGCTGCACGACGTGTTCCTCTCGCGGGAGCCCGTGCGCACCGCCGCCTATGCGGCGATCACCCGCTGGCTGCGCGGCTACGCCCCGCGTCGCTGA
- a CDS encoding YajQ family cyclic di-GMP-binding protein, with product MADSTFDIVSKVDHMEAENAVNQARKEVEQRYDFKNVGASVEWSGEKILLKAQTDERVKAVLEVVESKFIKRGITLRSLDTGEPYPSGKEFRIEIALKNGIDSENAKKISKIIRDEAPKSVKSQIQGDELRVSSKSRDDLQATMALLKGKDLEVALQFTNFR from the coding sequence ATGGCTGATTCCACGTTTGACATCGTCTCCAAGGTCGACCACATGGAGGCCGAGAACGCCGTCAACCAGGCGCGCAAAGAGGTCGAGCAGCGCTACGACTTCAAGAACGTCGGCGCCTCGGTCGAGTGGTCGGGCGAGAAGATCCTGCTGAAGGCGCAGACCGACGAGCGCGTCAAGGCCGTGCTCGAGGTCGTCGAGTCGAAGTTCATCAAGCGCGGCATCACGCTGCGCTCGCTCGACACCGGTGAGCCGTACCCCTCGGGCAAGGAGTTCCGCATCGAGATCGCCCTGAAGAACGGCATCGACAGCGAGAACGCGAAGAAGATCTCGAAGATCATCCGCGATGAGGCGCCCAAGTCGGTCAAGAGCCAGATCCAGGGCGACGAGCTGCGCGTCTCGTCCAAGAGCCGCGACGACCTGCAGGCGACCATGGCGTTGCTCAAGGGCAAGGACCTCGAGGTCGCCCTGCAGTTCACGAACTTCCGCTGA